The following are from one region of the Bradyrhizobium sediminis genome:
- the metC gene encoding cystathionine beta-lyase — MSFSGDDGTTNLHKAETLLVTAGRDTKAQKGFVNPPVVHGSTVLYPTAEDLHAHRGEFQYGRRGTPTTKALQEALIALEGPQCAGVGIAPSGLAAISTTLLAVLKSGDHLLVCDNAYRPTRNFCNGMLARYGVETTYFDPLIGAGIAALFKPNTKAVVVEAPGSQSFEMPDIPAIASVAHARGALVIDDNTWATPLYHRSLELGVDISMQAATKYIGGHSDIMFGTISANARAWPLVAEAIQLLGVCAGPDDVFLALRGLRTLSVRLAQHHKSAIEMARWLAGRPEVISVLHPALESHPGHAIWKRDFTGASGLFSVVLQPKPQAAVDTLLDTVKLFGMGYSWGGFESLVIPFDCAPYRTATTWAPGGPSLRLHIGLENVEDLKADLERGFAAFNAA; from the coding sequence ATGAGTTTTTCAGGGGATGACGGAACAACGAACCTGCACAAGGCCGAAACACTGCTGGTGACGGCGGGCCGAGACACCAAGGCGCAAAAGGGATTCGTCAATCCGCCGGTGGTTCACGGCTCCACCGTGCTGTATCCGACCGCAGAGGACCTGCATGCCCATCGCGGCGAGTTCCAGTATGGCCGCCGGGGAACCCCGACCACCAAGGCGCTGCAGGAGGCGCTGATCGCGCTCGAAGGCCCGCAATGCGCCGGCGTCGGCATCGCGCCGTCGGGGCTGGCGGCAATCTCCACCACCCTGCTCGCCGTGCTCAAATCCGGCGATCATCTGCTGGTCTGCGACAATGCCTATCGTCCCACCCGCAATTTCTGCAATGGCATGCTGGCCCGCTACGGCGTCGAGACCACCTATTTCGATCCCCTGATCGGCGCCGGCATCGCGGCATTGTTCAAGCCCAACACCAAGGCGGTGGTGGTTGAAGCGCCCGGCTCGCAATCCTTCGAAATGCCCGACATTCCCGCGATCGCCTCGGTGGCGCATGCGCGCGGCGCGCTTGTCATCGACGACAACACCTGGGCGACGCCGCTGTATCACCGCTCGCTGGAGCTCGGCGTCGATATCAGCATGCAGGCGGCGACCAAATATATCGGCGGCCATTCCGACATCATGTTCGGCACGATTTCGGCCAATGCCAGGGCTTGGCCGCTGGTGGCCGAGGCGATCCAGTTGCTCGGCGTCTGCGCCGGACCGGACGACGTGTTCCTGGCGCTGCGCGGCCTGCGCACGCTTTCGGTGCGACTGGCGCAGCATCACAAGTCCGCGATCGAGATGGCGCGCTGGCTCGCCGGCCGGCCCGAAGTCATCAGCGTGCTGCATCCGGCGCTCGAAAGCCATCCGGGCCACGCGATATGGAAGCGGGATTTCACCGGCGCGTCCGGCCTGTTCAGCGTCGTGCTGCAGCCGAAGCCGCAAGCCGCCGTCGATACCCTGCTCGACACCGTAAAACTGTTCGGCATGGGCTATTCCTGGGGCGGCTTCGAGAGCCTCGTCATCCCGTTCGACTGCGCGCCCTACCGCACCGCCACCACATGGGCGCCGGGCGGCCCCAGCCTGCGGCTGCATATCGGGCTGGAGAATGTCGAGGATCTGAAAGCCGATCTGGAGCGCGGATTCGCCGCTTTCAACGCGGCGTAG